From the genome of Vigna angularis cultivar LongXiaoDou No.4 chromosome 11, ASM1680809v1, whole genome shotgun sequence, one region includes:
- the LOC108333725 gene encoding nicotianamine synthase, translating to MASFKSINTEGQIPEEILIAQIMQLHASISKLESLRPCKQVNSLFTHLVKLCTLPSSIDIEALPQEVQEMRESLINLSGHAEGLLELEFSTFISLTPEPFKNVTLFPYYSNYLKLAHMENKILKENGIVNAKKVAFVGSGPMPLTSIIMATHHMESTHFDNFDNDEKANEVARKIVASDVALEKRMKFVTQDIMDVSERLGQYDCIFLAALVGLNKEAKVKILGHIRKYMKEGGVLLVRSAKGSRAFLYPVIEERDMVNFEVLTIFHPTNDVINSVVLLRKPKA from the coding sequence ATGGCTTCATTCAAAAGCATCAACACTGAAGGTCAAATACCAGAAGAGATTCTGATAGCTCAGATTATGCAACTTCATGCAAGCATCTCAAAGCTTGAATCCCTTAGGCCTTGCAAGCAAGTGAATAGTCTCTTCACTCATCTTGTGAAACTTTGCACTCTCCCTTCATCCATTGACATTGAAGCCTTGCCTCAAGAGGTGCAAGAGATGCGTGAGAGCCTCATTAACCTCAGTGGCCATGCCGAGGGACTCTTAGAGCTTGAATTCTCAACCTTCATAAGCCTCACACCCGAGCCCTTCAAGAATGTGACCCTTTTCCCTTACTATTCGAACTATTTGAAACTAGCACACATGGAGAACAAAATCCTGAAAGAGAATGGGATTGTGAATGCAAAGAAAGTCGCTTTTGTGGGATCAGGTCCAATGCCACTCACTTCCATCATAATGGCTACTCACCACATGGAGTCCACACACTTTGACAACTTTGACAATGATGAGAAGGCAAACGAGGTGGCTCGAAAGATTGTAGCTTCCGATGTAGCACTTGAGAAGAGGATGAAGTTTGTGACACAAGACATCATGGACGTGAGCGAGAGGTTGGGGCAATATGATTGTATCTTTTTGGCAGCACTTGTTGGCCTGAATAAGGAAGCAAAAGTGAAGATTTTGGGACATATAAGGAAGTATATGAAAGAGGGAGGAGTTTTGCTTGTGAGAAGTGCAAAAGGGTCAAGAGCTTTCTTGTACCCTGTTATTGAGGAACGTGACATGGTGAATTTTGAGGTTCTTACCATCTTTCACCCCACAAATGATGTGATCAATTCGGTTGTTCTTCTTCGCAAGCCTAAGGCTTAG